Below is a genomic region from Tepidiforma bonchosmolovskayae.
AGCGGGCCCGCGCCCTGGAGCATCCCGAACGCTGCGCCCGTATTCGTCACGTGGACGATGCGGAAGAACGGCAGCACCTCGACCGCGTCGCCCTGCTCAATACTCGCCCGGACCACCCACTTCGTCAGCTGGTCGACCCCCACGATGGCGGCTGCGAGCAGCAGGAACCAGCCATCCCGCCGGGCCACCCGCAGGCGCGGCCCGCTGCGGCCCTGTGCGCGGACGTCTTCCATCACCACCAGTGTACCTGCCCGAACCCGAATGGTCGGCACGGTGTCTTGCCGGCCTCGATCGCCACCGGCTACGCTGACAGGTGACCCCTCATTCGCAGCGGAGGAACCGCGCATGTCCACCCCGGCGTCGAAAGAGCTCCGCCCCGACGGGAAACTCCGGCTCCCGCCCGGCCAGCACCTCACCACCGGGTGGCCGGTCCTCCACTACGGCAGCATCCCGCGCATCGACCTCGAAACCTGGCGCTTCCACGTCTGGGGGCTCGTCGAAGAAGAGAAGTCGTTCACCTGGGAGGAGTTCAACGCCCTCGGCCAGGTGACCGACACGAGCGATATCCACTGCGTCACAACCTGGAGCAAGTTCGACAACACCTGGGAGGGTGTGCCGTTCCGCGCGCTCTACGATGCCATCCGGCTGAAGCCCGAAGCGAAGTACGCAATGATTCACTGCTACGGCGGCTACACGACCAACCTGCCGCTCGAAGACCTGTTGCGTGAAGGCGTCCTTTTCGCCCACTCCCACAACGGCCAGCCCCTGACGAAAGAGCACGGCTGGCCGATGCGGCTGGTCGTCCCCCATCTCTACTTCTGGAAGAGCGCGAAATGGGTCGGCGGCATCCAGTTTCTGGACCGCGACCGGCCGGGCTTCTGGGAGACCTACGGCTACCACATCTACGGCGACCCCTGGAAAGAGCAGCGCTACGCGTAGTTGCCGGCGGCAGTCAGGATCGAGCCCTTGATCGCAAACGTGCAGTAATCAGGAACGGCGCGCCGCCGAGAGAGGCGTACAGCGCGCCGACAACCACGCCCTCCATCATCGCTCCCGGCACGCCGACTTCGTCGGCGTCGTTCCGGACCAACACGATGGCCCAGAGCAGCATCGTACCGAGGCTACCGCCAAGAAAGGGCGCCAGCGAGCCACACCGACGCCACTTCCAGACCGTGAAGACGCCGACGAAGAAGAGCACCGCCGGTCCGGCTAAGCTCGCGGCGCTCTGGAGTTGCCCATCCGGCAGGGGCCACGGCAGCAGCCAGATTCCCTGAACCAGGACTCCGAGCAGAGCTGAGAACAGAGCTGAGAGAGAATGGCTGCGATTCATGCCCGACGCGCGAGGCGGGGCCGCTCAACAAAATGATGCGGCCCCAGCTCCGTCTTCAGCGGGGCCTGCCTAAGCTGGCCAGGTCGTCGCCAGATTTCACCTCGCCCATCCCCAGCGCGGCGTGGTTAGCTGACATGAGTGCCTGCACGGCTGCGACCCGCACGTCCGGATCGGCATGGACGGTGACCGTTGTTCCATCGGGCATCCAAAGCGTCGTAGCTGTTTGGAGGTCCATCGCCGGCACGCCCCGCACGCGGTAAGGAGTTGAGAACCCAGCCTGTCGCTGGATCGCCTCGGGTTGAGGTAGGGCGTTCGGGGTGCGCACGATCACCTGGAGCGGAGGAACGCAGCTCGGCCCATCTCCGGTGTCAAGCGGGGTGCACTCGCCGTAGATGAGGTACAGCGAGCTGGCGAGTCGGTCCTCCTTCTCCCCGGTCATCTCAGCGCGGAGGACATACTCGACGGTCTGAGCCTTCGTGAGGTTGAGCCCCTGGAACTGCTCTCCCAGCCAGAGGACTCTTGCCTTGTCCCATGTGCGTGCGACCTCCACCGCCCCGCGATCGAGGACCCCCGGGTGGGAATTCGCCGGGTCGGCCACCCGGTAGGTCCTCCCGGGAGCAGGCTTTTCGCCCTGACCCGCCCACACGATCGAGGCTGCGAAACCCCCTGCTGCCAGCAACCCGATCAAGATGAATACCGAAAAAGGTCGTACGAATTTCAGATTTATGTGTCCATTAATAGGCATCATTTCCCACCATGTTGATGTAGGCGACGTATCCGTCCCAATTTCAGGCAAGCGCACCGCCGCACTTTGCGATCGCTAAATCGTTACCCCAATATCACCAGTGCGGAGGATTGTGCTATCCTCCGTCGCTTATCCACCGGTATATTACATCAGATCTGCCGTCGATGAATCCATGGTACCATACGCAATGTGTGCCATAATTTGCGTCGAAGTCGTCGAAATGTGGAGTAGCGGCATAGGCCTGCCCGCCATTGGTTGTTGGTGCAACCTCATAACGAAAATGATACCTGTCTCTGAGATATCCGTTATTACTTGCCGCCGAGTCATCGCTCGTCGTGCAACCTCCGTTGTCCCAAAAATACTGACCTCCTGAGCGCTCTTCATAGCCGCCATGATCAGATCGTTTAGCATGTTGGAAGACATGATCGTGAAATCCATTGCCATTGGTAAATACGATTGATACTGGATCAATAGCAGTATTACAGCCTTGCAAATAGCTGTACATACCGAAAGTTTGGTCTATAGGAGCATCTGCGGATGCAAGTATGCCCGACAGTGCCAGAGCTACGGCCACCGCAGCTGCAATTGGGAGGGCCGCACCTTCACGGCAGCGGCGTCCTGCTTTGATGCGGGAGAAGGTCTCTATCAAGGACATAGTCATGTCTCCCTTCACGTGTGAAGTCAGTCTTGCAACTGCCGCCAACAGATTGGGTGAAGCCCGCTCTCCCCGCAATACGGCTCTTTGGCCCCCGCCGATCGGCCGGGGTCATCCGGCCCCCTCCTGCTCGCGCAGCCAAATGGCAAGCGAGACACGGTTCGTCACGCCAGCCTTGCGCATGGCGGACTCGACGTAGTGCTTCACGGTGGACGCGCTCAATCCGAGCGAGCGGGCGATTTCCGCGTTGGTCATGCCGCGGGCCACGAGCCCGGCCACTTCGCGCTCCCGCGGGCTGAGTTGCGCCTGGTGCATCGTTCACCTCCGGCCGCTCCGCTCCCGGAGTGCCCGGGGATGTAATAGCACAAATCCGGGGCCGCTTCCATCACTGGAGGTTAATCGTGGGCGATTGGCCGCGACCGCAGCGGACGAGAGCAAGAAGGGCACGGGGATGCCAACCCGGACCCATCGGCCAATGCCAGCTGATCCCCGCCGTTGGGGGGGGCGGCTGAATTCCGCTGCGCGGGCCCCTCGTTCAGGCTCTGTGGCGAACTGCAAACCCCAGGGCGCCCAGCAGTGCTGCCAGCGCGACGAGTCCGGCGCCTGCGATACCCAGGGGCGTGGACCTACGTGATTCGTCGCCAGGAAGCTGGCCGGTTGCAGGCGGGTTGGGCGCGGCGCCGACCGGCGATGGGTCACCCGTTCCGGGAGGCGCGGCCGCAAAGTTGTCCAGCAACCGCGTAACCCCGGGGATCAGTTCCATTTCCACGAAGAGCCGCTGGCCGCGGCTGTTGTAGAACGTCAGCCGGGCTCCGGCCCTCGAGCACGCCGCCGGCTGGCCCGCCTCGCCGAGTCGCAAAGCGAGCGGCGGCGAGCCTGCCGATACGCCATCAGTCGCGACCCCTGTGCAACGCTCGCCGTCCGCACGCACCTCGACAGAACCGAGGAAGGCCCCGAGAGAGGCCCTGTCTGGCCCGTTCGAGACGCTCGCCAGCGCTTCCGATGACAGGAGGACCGTCGATGTGCGGCCGGGATTGCGCACCGGGTCGAGGACCGCCAGCTCGACACCGAGCGAATCATCGACGACGGGAGCGTCGACGCAATCGCCCCGGACTCCCGGCCACACCCGGGTGGGGCCATCCGGCAGCTCCCGAGGGAGCGGGAATGATACCGAAAATGTCCCGGCGGTTGATACTGCGGCGTTCGTTCTAGCGGTGTTCGAGGGTTCGAACGGCGTGATCACCTTCGGGTCGCCGCGGTCGCGGATGAAGAGCCCGACCTCGACCTCCCGACCTGCACAGGAGGCCGGGAGGTTGCCGACGACGTTCATCGCAGCATCTCTTCCGACGACGCTAACTGGAAACGAAGCGCGGATGCTCGGCGCGGGCGCCTGGGCTGCAGCCGGCGCAAGGCGCGCAGCAAATATCAGCAGTGAAACGCTCGCCAGGATGAGGGTTCGCATGGTTCCTGCTCCTTTCCTGGCCTTACCCGGCCGTCGGCGGTGTACCGGACCGTCTCCGAACCGTCCAGGCCCACGTGCCGACGAAGCTGAAGATGATGCTCAAGACGAGGACCACGAACAGCTCAACGGCGCCCACTGGTCCGAGCAGGACCCCGCCGACAACCAGAACGGCAAAGAGCAGAAACGCGAGCAAGACAAACGCAAGGGCGGACACGGGAGCCTCCAGCGATCAGCTTCATGTCGAGAGCGGCCGCGCCCGGCTGCGCGGCCCCGGCGGTTGGTCGGGCACGTACCCGGTAGATGCAACGTTGCACCAGTGCGAACTGTTCCATGCTCGCGTTCGCACCAGGTCCGGCCCCGGTGCACCGGACGCAATTCTGTTGCTGCAGAGACGCTAGTCGAGGTGAGGCTCGCCCCGCAATACGGCTCTTTGGCCCCCGCCGATCGGCCGGGGTCATCCGGCCCCCTCCCGGTCGCGCAGCCACATCGCCAGTGCCACACGGTTCGTCACGCCGGCCTTGCGCATGGCGGACTCGACGTAGTGCTTCACGGTGGACGCGCTCAATCCGAGCGAGCGTGCGATCTCCGCGTTCGTCATCCCGCAGGCCACGAGCCTCGCCACGTCGCGCTCCCGCGGGCTGAGTTGCCCCTGGTGCATCCCGTTACCTCCGGCCGCTCCGCTCCCGGAGTGCCGGGGAAGGTATACCACAGATCGCAGGCGACTGCTATCACAAGGATGAAAGAATCGACCGGTACCGGGACGCGCTACCGGACGATGACCTGCCCGGACATTGCCGCGCCGTGCACCCCGCAGGTGTACGCGAAGACGCCGGGCTCCATGAACTCGAACTCGAAGTTGCCGCTCCGCAGTTCACCGGAATCAACCGCCTCGCCCGCGAAGGCGCCCATGACCCGGTGACTCACCTTCCCGCGGAAGCTCCAGGTCACCCGCGTGCCGACCGGTACCTGCAGGCTGCGCGGCTGAAAGCGGAAGTCGGTCACGGTGATCGTCGTCAGGTTCGCCGGAAGCGCGCCCGGTTTCGTCGGCGTCGCCTCCGGCGCACCCGCTCCGCCGCTGCAGGCGCTCCCCAAGACTGCCAGGCAAACGGCGATGGCGGCGATCCGCCCCCTCATGACTCCACCGATGCGATGTACGGGTACAGCGGCTGCCCCCCGTCGATGACCTCCACCTCTGCGCCGGGGAACCGCTGGCGTACCGCATCACCCGCAAGCCCGGCCTCCCCGCCTTCCCCCACGTAAACGGTTACGAGCTTGCCCGCGCCGGCCCCTGCCGCCGCAAGGCCTTCGACCAGCGCGTCCTCGAGCGTCGCCCGGGCCGCTTTGAGCCGGCCATCAACCACCGCGATCGCCTGGCCCGCCTCCACGCGGACGCCATCCGCCGCCCGCGACGCCGCTGCGCGCGTCACCTCGACCGTTCGAACGGACTTCGCGGCTTCGGCCATCCGGCTGACGAGTTCCGCCGCCCGGCCTGCGGGGTCGAACATCAGCGCCGCTGCGACCCCCTGCGGGAGGGTTGTCGTGGGTACGATGTGCAGGGTGCACCGTGCGAGCTGCGCCGCCTGCTCGGCGGCGAGCAGCACGTTCTTGTGGTTCGGGAGCACGATGACGTCGGCCGTACCCATCGCCTCGGCCGCATGTGCGATGTTGCCCGCTGCCGGCTTTTCAACCACCCCAAGGTCCACCACCCGCGCGCCGAGGCTCTCGAACAGCCGGTCGAAGCCGGTCCCGCGGCTCAAGGCCAGCAGGCCCACGGCAGGGGTCGCGCCGCTCCCGGCCGTTTGGAACCGCGCGCGCTGGGCGTCCATGTCGTCGACCTTTACCCGCTCGGGCCGGCCCAGCCCTGCCATCGCTGCGAGCAGGGCCTCCGGCTGCTCTGTGTGGACGTGCACTCGCGCCAGCCGCTCGTCGCCCACCACCACCACGCTCTGTCCCAGCTCCTCGGCCAGCGCCCTGACGCGCGCAAGATCAAGTACGACGCCGCCCAACGGCTCGAGCACGAACTCGGTGCAATAGCCGTACGTATCGCCCGCGTGCGCGGCGGCGAACTCCATTGCGTGGCCGCCCGCGCCGAACTCCTCCAGCTGCAGCTCCTCGCCCTTCAACCGCGCGAGCATCCCCCCGAGCAGGACGCACACGCCTTCTCCCCCGGCGTCGGGCACCCCGGCTTGCCGCAGCGACTCCAGCTGGTCGATGGTCCGCTCCTCGGCCTCCCGCGCGGCAGCAACGGCAGCTTCCAGCACCGCGAGGCACGGGAGCCCTGCGCCCTCGCCGGGCATCCGTACGGCGGCGGCCTGCGCCGCCTGCGCCGCTTCGCGCAGCACCGTCAGCATCGTCCCCTCCTGCGGTCGGCTGACGGCGGCATATGCGGCCTCGGCCGCGGCCAGCAGTCCGGCGGCAAGCCGCGCAGCGTCGAGTTCTGCCGCGCCCGCAACCCCCCGGGCGAATCCCCGCAACGCCTGCGAGAGGATGACGCCGGAATTCCCGCGCGCCCCGTACAGCGCGCCGCGCGCCGCTGCCTCGGCCACCGCGGCTGCGCTGCTCCCGCCCGGGACCTCCCTCGCGGCGGCCGCCGCCTCCCGGAGCGTAGCCGCCATGTTCGAGCCTGTGTCGCCGTCCGGCACCGGGTACACGTTGATGGCGTTGATTGCCGGTGCCGCCGCGGCAACGGCCGCAGCCCCCGCTTCGAAGAGCGCCCGCAGCCCATCGCCATCCACCCGGAGCACCGGGCTCCCGCCGCCGCTCACGCGCTGCCACCCGGCCCGGTTTGGCCGCTATCGAATCCCGGTGCTAGCATGAGAGTTCGATTCTGCCACGGAAGGAAGCATCACGCATGGCCAGTGGAGCATGCGACGTCTGCGGCAAGACCACCCAGTTCGGCCGGCACATCCGCCACACCCACGGCGGCCGCTGGGAGCGCAAGGCGACCAAGAAGTCGCGGACGTTCCGACCCAACGTGCACAAGCACCGCATCTTCTTCGGCGGCGCCTCGCTCCGCGTCAACATCTGCACGCGCTGCCTGAAGACCATGACCAAGTCCGTCTAGCGGACCGCGCAGCGCCCCGCGCCGAACGGCCGGCTCCCTGGGGAGCCGGCCGAACTCATGTCTCCGCGAACGCCCTGCTCTGGCTAGCCGGCCGCGGCAAACCGATGAAGCGCTGACGCCAGCTCCTCCTCGACGACGCCTGGAACCTCGAGCACCGCCTGGAGCCAGGCGGGCCGCTGCCGCGCGCACACCGCGACAGGGTTCGGTACCGGGCACTCGGCCGTCGCGAGCTCCGCAAACCGCCGCACGTACTCCCGCGGCCGGAGGTCCGACCCGAGTTCGACCAGCGCGAAGGGGTCGGGCGCTGCGTGCGCGCCCGGGACGCCGCGTACGACGGCCGGCCCAGGCCGGTCGCCGCCGCCCGCAAGGCCCGGCCCGTCAAGGATGGCCACACCGCGCACTTCCCGCGGGCGTGCGCCGGCGAGCAGGAGCCCGATGTATCCGCCGAGCCCCCGTCCCACGATGGTCGCCGGCCCGATGGCAGCCAGGGCCACATCGGCGTCACCCATCAGCACTTCAGCGGTGTAGCCCCCGCCCGAGGGCACTGTCGATGCCCCATGCCCCGTGAAGTCCAGCGCGTACACGGCGCCCGGCCACGCAGAAAGGCTGCCCGGCACCCCGGCCGGGGAGCGCTCCCCCAGCGCATGCAGCAGCAGGAGCCGTGGGCCGGAACCCTCGCGCAGGGTGTGGAGCGCCAGCTTCACCCGGTTGTGCTGCAGGAACACGGTCATCGAAGAAACTCCAGCACCAGCTCGGCCACCCGGTGGGGGTGCTCGATGTGGATGAAATGACCCGTGTTCTCGAACGGGATAATCTCCGCCTGCGGCGGCAGGTACGGGAGGAGCGCCCGGTGGTTCGTGCCCCAGCCCATCTCCTCCTCGACCGTTGCGGTCAGGCCCAGCAGGGGCACACGCAGCTCCTTCAGCCGGTGCAGCGACCACTCCGGGCTCCATGGCCCGAAGCCGCCGAAACGGATCGCCGGGTCGAGCTTCCACCGCCACCCGTCAGGGTCCCGCCGGGCCCCGATCGTCACCAGGTAGCGCAGCCAGTCGTCCGGCAGCCGCGGGTTCATCCGCTTGCGCCGGCGGGCCAGCTCCTCCAGCGTCCCCGGCTTGCGCAGGGTGATGTGCGCCGCCCGCCGATGATCCAGCCAGTCCGCCAGCGTCTTCTGGGTGAACCGCCGGTGCTCGTGGTCCGATACATCCGGGGCCGGGTCCCGGCTCGGCAGCCCGTCGATGACCACCAGTTTCGAAAGTCGGTACGGCAGCGCCTCAGCCAGCTGGAGCATCATGCCGCCGCCCTTCGAGTGCGCCACTACCGGTACCGCGTCGGGCGTGGTCGAATCGAGCACGGACAGCGCATCCCGGACGTCGGCGTCCCAGCTGTAGAGGGCCGCATGGTCCGAATCGCCGTGGCCGCGGTGGTCCCACGAAATCACCCGCCAGCCGGCATCCGCAAGCAGCGGAGCGAACACATCGAACGTCCCGGCGAAGTCGGAACCCCCGTGGACGAGGAACAGCGGCGGCCCATCGGCATCTCCCCATTCGCACACGTGCAGCCGCACGCCGTAGGAGTCCACCCAGCGATGGCGGTCGGGGCGCCGCGCGCCGGGGTAGCTCAGAAAGCGCGGCTCATCGATGACCGGTGCGGTCATGTCGTTCACCTTCCTTGGGGCGTCGTGAGAGAGCAGAGAGCCCGGGAGAACGTCCCGGGCGCAACGCACGATTCGAGCATCCCGCCCGCCGGCGTTGTGGGTCAAGGCGCAAAGGGGAAACGGACCGGGTCGCTCAGGGAACGAGCAGCAGGTCGACCAGCGCCGGCAGCGCAACGCCGGCAGGGGCCCGGATGATGACGTCGGCGATCTCGCTCAGCGCCGTCGCCTCCGGGTTGATTTCGATCAGCGGGGCGCCGCGCCGCTTCGCCAGCACCGGGAAGTCTGCGGCAGGGTAGACGACCGCGCTGGTCCCGATGGTGAGGAACAGGTCGGCGGCGAGGGTCTGCCGGTAGCACTCCTCGAGCGCATCCCGCGGAATCGGCTCACCGAACATCACCACGTCGTTCTTGTACAGCCCCCCGCACACCGGGCACGACGGCGGCAGCCGGTCGAGGCTCACCGTCTCCAGACGTTCGCGCGCGCCGCATTCGATGCAGCGCACCTTGTACCGGTTCCCGTGGATTTCGGTCACCCGCCGCGAACCCGCCATCGCGTGCAGATTGTCGATGTTCTGGGTGATGACGTGCGCAAGCCGCCCCATGTGCTCCAGGTCGGCCATGGCGTAGTGCCCCGGGTTCGGGGCCGCGCGGTCGATCGCCTGCGAGAACGGCGAGCCAGAGGTCTCGTGCACGATCGCCTGGCGCCACCACTCGGCCGGGTCGGCGACGAACAGCTCCCAGCCGTCGATGGTCGGCTCGCCGAACCGCTCGTAGACGCCTCCGCTCCCGCGGTACGTCGGTATCCCGCTCTCCGCCGAAAGCCCGGCCCCGACGAGCGCGACGGCGTACTGGCTGCGCCGAACGAGCGCCGCAGCCTGCCGAAGCGCGGATTCGACCGCCGGGTCCGAAAGCGCGTGCCGGGTGGAAGTCAAGCCGTCCCCTCTACCGGAAGATGATACGCCACTTCGGCGGCGTATGCGGCCGCCGCCCGGTCGCGTTCCGCTGCGCTCCAGCCGAGCTCTTCCGCGAGGATGGCTGCTACCCGCTCGTGGCAGCAGAGGCCCCTACACCGCGCCCAGCCGATGCCGGTTCGCCGCAGGAGCACGTCGCCGACGGTGAGCGCCTGTTCGTGCCGGGCAGCGAAGCGCACCTCGCCCTCGAACCCCGGGGCGTGCGGGCAGAGCACCTCCCGGCCGAGCTCGATGACGGCCGCCGCATCGCCGCCGTACCGCCGCAGGTGCCGCCGCGCCGGATGGTCGAGCCCGAGGCCGAGCAGCCGCTCCCGCCACCCGGCAGGCGGGGCGGCGAGCCAGCCCTGCGGCTTCCGGCCGGTCACCGCTTCGATCACGTCGCCCGCAAGCGGCCGGAACGTGCTGAGCTTCCCCCCGACCACGCTGAACATCCCCTTCGCCCCGCCCACCTTGCCGTGGTCAATGACGGCGTGCCGTCGCGAAATCGCCGCCTCCGGCCCGCCGGCAACTTTCTGCAGCGGCCGCAGGCCGGCATAGGCGTAGCGGATGCGCTCGCGCCGGATGTCAAGCCCGGGCAGGAGCGTCCGCCCTTCGGTCAGCAGGTAGTCGATGTCCTCCGGCGTCGGCCGCACCGCCGAGGGGTCCCCGTCGTACCGCTCGTCGGTGGTGCCGATGAGGAGCAGGTCGTCCTGCGGCACCGCGAAGAACACGCGCCCGTCGCTCTTCGCCGTGCTGAAGACCGCATCGTGCCCGGGCGGTCCGTCCAGTTCGACGACGATGTGGGACCCGCGCGTGACGCCGAGCAGCTCCGGGGGCGGCAGGTCGCCGAGCCGGTTCACGGCGTCGACCCACGGGCCCGCCGCGTTGACCACGGCCCGCGCGGGAATCGTGACGTGCTCGCCGCCGTGGTCGACCACCACCGCCTCGACGGTCCCGTCCGGGGCGTTGATGGCGACCACCGGCGTGTGATTCAGCGTGGCCGCACCGAGCTGCCGCGCCTCCCGGACCAGCTCCCACGTGAGCCGTTCCGGCGCGATCACCCGCGCATCGAAGAAAGAGAACCCGCCGCGCGTCTCGTCAGGCAAATAGGGCGCGAGTTCGCGCAGCCGCTCCCGGCTGAGGGGCCGGTGCGGAGGCACCGCACGGTACAGGGCCAGCAGGTCGTAGGCGGCGAGGCCGATACGCAGCTGCCAGCCCGGCCGCCGCGTCCACGGCAGGAGCGGCAGCAAAAACCGCTGCGGCCGCACGAGGTAGGGCCGGGTCTGTAACAGCCACGCCCGCTCCCGGAGCGATTCGAATACCAGTCCGACGTCCCCGTGCTCGAGGTAGCGGAGCCCACCGTGGATGAGCTTCGTCGACCGCCACGTCGTCCCGAACCCGTAGTCGCTCGCCTCGAAGAGTGCTGCCCGGAGCCCGGTCGCCGCCGCTGCGCGCGCGATCGCCGCCCCGTTGATCCCCCCGCCGATGATGGCAAGGTCGAGCGGATCCCCGGAGGCAAGGTCGCGCGCGCTCAAGATGCCGCCCATCCGAGCGTCCGTTCCACCGCGCGCCGCCACTCGCGCAGCCTCCGGTGGCGTTCGGCGCTGCCCAGCCGGGGCTCGAATACCCGCTCGGGCCGCCACAGCTCGGCCACCTCATCGATGCTCGACCAGATGCCTGCGGTCAGCCCTGCGAGGTACGCCGCCCCGAGCGCCGTCGTCTCGGTGGACTGCGGGCGGAGCACCGGGATGCCCGCGAAGTCGGCCTGCAGCTGCATCAGCAGGTCGTTCACGGCAGCGCCGCCGTCGACCCGCAGCTCCCGGATCGGCTCCGGCAGCGATTCATTCATCACCTCGATGAGCTCCGCGCTCGAGAGGGCGATCGCCTCCAGCGCAGCCCGCGCAAGGTGCGCCTTCGTCACC
It encodes:
- a CDS encoding response regulator transcription factor translates to MHQAQLSPREREVAGLVARGMTNAEIARSLGLSASTVKHYVESAMRKAGVTNRVSLAIWLREQEGAG
- a CDS encoding glycerol-3-phosphate dehydrogenase/oxidase: MGGILSARDLASGDPLDLAIIGGGINGAAIARAAAATGLRAALFEASDYGFGTTWRSTKLIHGGLRYLEHGDVGLVFESLRERAWLLQTRPYLVRPQRFLLPLLPWTRRPGWQLRIGLAAYDLLALYRAVPPHRPLSRERLRELAPYLPDETRGGFSFFDARVIAPERLTWELVREARQLGAATLNHTPVVAINAPDGTVEAVVVDHGGEHVTIPARAVVNAAGPWVDAVNRLGDLPPPELLGVTRGSHIVVELDGPPGHDAVFSTAKSDGRVFFAVPQDDLLLIGTTDERYDGDPSAVRPTPEDIDYLLTEGRTLLPGLDIRRERIRYAYAGLRPLQKVAGGPEAAISRRHAVIDHGKVGGAKGMFSVVGGKLSTFRPLAGDVIEAVTGRKPQGWLAAPPAGWRERLLGLGLDHPARRHLRRYGGDAAAVIELGREVLCPHAPGFEGEVRFAARHEQALTVGDVLLRRTGIGWARCRGLCCHERVAAILAEELGWSAAERDRAAAAYAAEVAYHLPVEGTA
- a CDS encoding alpha/beta hydrolase — translated: MTVFLQHNRVKLALHTLREGSGPRLLLLHALGERSPAGVPGSLSAWPGAVYALDFTGHGASTVPSGGGYTAEVLMGDADVALAAIGPATIVGRGLGGYIGLLLAGARPREVRGVAILDGPGLAGGGDRPGPAVVRGVPGAHAAPDPFALVELGSDLRPREYVRRFAELATAECPVPNPVAVCARQRPAWLQAVLEVPGVVEEELASALHRFAAAG
- a CDS encoding plastocyanin/azurin family copper-binding protein, with product MRGRIAAIAVCLAVLGSACSGGAGAPEATPTKPGALPANLTTITVTDFRFQPRSLQVPVGTRVTWSFRGKVSHRVMGAFAGEAVDSGELRSGNFEFEFMEPGVFAYTCGVHGAAMSGQVIVR
- a CDS encoding response regulator transcription factor, with the protein product MHQGQLSPRERDVARLVACGMTNAEIARSLGLSASTVKHYVESAMRKAGVTNRVALAMWLRDREGAG
- a CDS encoding SIR2 family NAD-dependent protein deacylase; protein product: MTSTRHALSDPAVESALRQAAALVRRSQYAVALVGAGLSAESGIPTYRGSGGVYERFGEPTIDGWELFVADPAEWWRQAIVHETSGSPFSQAIDRAAPNPGHYAMADLEHMGRLAHVITQNIDNLHAMAGSRRVTEIHGNRYKVRCIECGARERLETVSLDRLPPSCPVCGGLYKNDVVMFGEPIPRDALEECYRQTLAADLFLTIGTSAVVYPAADFPVLAKRRGAPLIEINPEATALSEIADVIIRAPAGVALPALVDLLLVP
- a CDS encoding large ribosomal subunit protein bL28; this translates as MASGACDVCGKTTQFGRHIRHTHGGRWERKATKKSRTFRPNVHKHRIFFGGASLRVNICTRCLKTMTKSV
- a CDS encoding alpha/beta fold hydrolase, encoding MTAPVIDEPRFLSYPGARRPDRHRWVDSYGVRLHVCEWGDADGPPLFLVHGGSDFAGTFDVFAPLLADAGWRVISWDHRGHGDSDHAALYSWDADVRDALSVLDSTTPDAVPVVAHSKGGGMMLQLAEALPYRLSKLVVIDGLPSRDPAPDVSDHEHRRFTQKTLADWLDHRRAAHITLRKPGTLEELARRRKRMNPRLPDDWLRYLVTIGARRDPDGWRWKLDPAIRFGGFGPWSPEWSLHRLKELRVPLLGLTATVEEEMGWGTNHRALLPYLPPQAEIIPFENTGHFIHIEHPHRVAELVLEFLR
- a CDS encoding sulfite oxidase-like oxidoreductase, whose protein sequence is MSTPASKELRPDGKLRLPPGQHLTTGWPVLHYGSIPRIDLETWRFHVWGLVEEEKSFTWEEFNALGQVTDTSDIHCVTTWSKFDNTWEGVPFRALYDAIRLKPEAKYAMIHCYGGYTTNLPLEDLLREGVLFAHSHNGQPLTKEHGWPMRLVVPHLYFWKSAKWVGGIQFLDRDRPGFWETYGYHIYGDPWKEQRYA
- a CDS encoding DAK2 domain-containing protein yields the protein MSGGGSPVLRVDGDGLRALFEAGAAAVAAAAPAINAINVYPVPDGDTGSNMAATLREAAAAAREVPGGSSAAAVAEAAARGALYGARGNSGVILSQALRGFARGVAGAAELDAARLAAGLLAAAEAAYAAVSRPQEGTMLTVLREAAQAAQAAAVRMPGEGAGLPCLAVLEAAVAAAREAEERTIDQLESLRQAGVPDAGGEGVCVLLGGMLARLKGEELQLEEFGAGGHAMEFAAAHAGDTYGYCTEFVLEPLGGVVLDLARVRALAEELGQSVVVVGDERLARVHVHTEQPEALLAAMAGLGRPERVKVDDMDAQRARFQTAGSGATPAVGLLALSRGTGFDRLFESLGARVVDLGVVEKPAAGNIAHAAEAMGTADVIVLPNHKNVLLAAEQAAQLARCTLHIVPTTTLPQGVAAALMFDPAGRAAELVSRMAEAAKSVRTVEVTRAAASRAADGVRVEAGQAIAVVDGRLKAARATLEDALVEGLAAAGAGAGKLVTVYVGEGGEAGLAGDAVRQRFPGAEVEVIDGGQPLYPYIASVES